In Methanobacterium sp., the sequence GGGATATGCTGGTTCACGGGTTGACCATGGCCGAGCCCCCAGCCCTCCTGGAGGCGGTTGCTGAACGTCTCCGTGAGGGGGACCTTGAAAAAATGAGAATGTTCTCTGTACTCCCCCTGGATTCTGTCTGCTCCACCATACTGGCCCCGGACCTGATGGATTGTGTGGAAGCTTACTGCGGATTCGTGGATTCAGGTACTCGGGGTCTGGTTAGCACCGGGCTTAACTATTACGTTCCCAACCACCTCCACCAGATACCCCGGCTCTTAGAGGAGTTCATTGGGGTTGATGTGTGCATAACCACGGTTTCTCCCATGGACGATGCAGGTTATTTCTCCTTCGGAACTGCCAACGACTTCACCTCCACTGCAGCCCGAGCATCCAGGGTTTTAATTGTGGAAGTGAACCGTAACATGCCCCGGGTATTTGGGGATTCCCTGATCCACATCTCAGAGGTGGATGCAGTGGTTGAAAACCACCAAAACATCCCTGACTTCCCCTGTGGGGATAAACAGCCCGAAGCAGATATCATTGGTAAAAAAATATCAGAACTGGTGCCAGATGGTGCCACCATCCAGATGGGTATCGGTGTCCTGCCCAATGCCGTGGCTGAACAACTGGAAAACCATAACGATCTCGGTATTCACACTGAAGTATTCGGTCCGGGAATGGTCCACCTCATAAAGGAGGGTGTGGTAACTGGTGAGAAGAAAACCCTCCACCCTCGTAAACATGTGTTCACTGTGGCTCAGGGTGACCAGGAGATGCTGGAATTCATGAACCAGAACCCGGCCATGGAAAGCTACCCCTGCTCCTATGTAAACAACCCTGGAGTGATAGCCAAAAACGACCGCATGATATCCATAAACTCCCTTATCCAAGTGGATCTTCTGGGGCAGTGTAACGCCGAGTACCTGGCTGGCCATCAGTACAGTGGAACTGGTGGGCAGCTTGATTTCGTTCGAGGAGCATTCGATTCCAAAGAAGGAAAGTCGATACTGGCTTTCTACTCCACCGCCAAAAATGGCACCATCTCCAGGGTGGTGGACCATTTAGATCCTGGGGCCATGGTCACCACACCCCGCATGGATACACATTATCTGGTAACTGAGTATGGTGTAGCCAATCTCAAGGGAAAATCCACCAGGGAAAGGGCGCATGAAATAATTAATATTGCCCATCCTAAATTCCGTGATGAACTCTACAGAAAAGCTGAAGATATGTATCTAATGTAAAAAGGGGATAAAATGCAAAAAAATTATTGAATTTCAAAAATAGGTGCATATATTACCTATTTTGACCTATTAATTTTCCGTTCCAATTCTCATTTTTTCCCTTTAGGCTATTCCTAACTTTCCTAATCCACTGTAAACCACGAAAAACCCTATGGCTATGCAGAAAATCCCGGTTACCAGGTTGCCATGGTTGGAGATCCATTCATTAACTGGATTCATAACTTTATGGGCCTTATCCGGCAGAATAATGAAGAATAACAGTGGTATCTCTATTATTAAAAGGGTGATAAGAATTAAAAGGAGAATAGACGTAGCATCGTTGGTGAAACCTGCGTTTACCACTCCTATAGCGCGTCCTGCTGCCAGAACAAAGATGGCAGTACTGAAGTTCATTAAAAATGCTATAATTCCAATGGAAAAGTATTTGATGAACTGGTGCAGTTGGCCTGTTTTTGGATCTACCTGCAGACGATTTAAAATGTTGGTACTTTTACCATGTTCCTTGCTTACCATGTTTCGAAATCCAAGAAGAAACAGCACGGCACCCAGGAAAATATCTATGGCTGCCATGGTGATTGGGTCAGCGTGACCTGAAACAGTTAATTTTTGGCCCAAAAAGATTCCAATCAGGACAGTTAACAGGAGGACTACGATGGCACCTAGGTAAAATGAAAAACCAGCCAGTCTGGGTTTTTGGGCCATGGACATTATAACCAGAAAAATAGATAGGGTCACTGGACTCACCGCCGCTGCCCAGGAAAGAGGTATGGTTATTGCTAAAAGACCTGCAAGATCAGACATCAGTTACTACCTTTGTTAGGTTTTAATTAGGGATTCACACTAAATTGGCATTCAATCAATAAATTGGCATTCAATTAATTAATATAACTCATTATTTAATGAATTATATTCAGATTGGTTTATCACTGGATTAAAGGAATGGCTCGTTATCAAGATCAAGCTCACAGTTAGCGAACTGTAGTTTCTTTTTCTTCACCCAGACAAATCCATGGTCAGGGGTGATGACCGCCACATCTATAGGGCCTCCCACACCGGGCATATCTCCAGGGTCAGCGTTGATACCGTCACTGAAGCGTTGTATGGCGCTGGTGGTCTGGATCATTAGTGTGGCGAAGTCAATGGCATCCTGCAGCGTCATGGTTCCCCACTGGATGGCATATTCCAATCCCCTTAGCTGACCCTGTATTTCCTGTTCGCTCCGGGACTGAATGGCCTCTTTAACAAAGTCCACGTTCTGAATCCTGCCATCAAATCCCAGCACTATACGGGCGGCCACATCTCCCTGGCCAAGCCAAGAACTCCCGTATTCCATCCCCTGCTTTTTGCTGTCCCTGAGCTTTTGCACTGGTCCTGGTATGGATGCACTGTAAACCTGGTGGGTTCCATCGGGATTGTAACCTGCCACCAGTATCTCAATGGGGTCTGCCCGGGCTACGCCATTTTCAATGGTCCCCTGGGGTGTTTTGAAGCTGAATTTCAATAACTGGTCTTCCATTTCCATCTGGATGATGGCACATCCTTTGGAGTTCAGGTCATTCTGGATGTTGGTTTTGATCTGGTCAAGCTGGTCCTTCCAATGGTATTTATCGTTGAATAGGTGGTGCAGCTTCCGGGCCACATCCTTCACCTCCATGTTTTTAACCTTGGAGGATCTGCGGAACTCTTCAATGTACTGACTGACATTTTTCTGTACCCCTCCTTCAGGGAGGAAGGCCAGGCCAGTTATGCCCACCCCAATCCTCCGATTGATCTGGAAGAGTTTAATGGCGTTTTCACTGCCAATACGGGCCATGCCCTTCATATTACGATAACTCTGCCTGCTGTCTGCAGCCAGTACTATTCCTTCCGGTGTGGTGGTGTTTATGACCAGTGACATGTTGTAACCTTCAATTTCCTTTATTCTGAATTTTAATTAAATTGTCAAGGAATTATTATGATTATAGTGGTTTATATTCCTATCTGGAGGGTAACTTCAAATTCAAGTGGAATTTTGCATTGATTTATAACTTGAACAAGAAAGGCTTGAACAAGAAAAGGAAATATTATTCACAGTTAGAAAAGAATCAACAGTTACCAATTGGGGAAAGTGAATTTATTTAGGAGAAAGGTAATTATTCGAGTATAAATGGGGTTATATTTCCTTATTTGGGCTTATATTTCCCTTATTTGGAATTTTCCATAGAAGTTAGGGGCTTGTACTGCACGTAAACTGGTTCCCAGATATTGGATTCCACTATACTCTCAATATTTCTATCTTTCTGGGTTCTGGCAACTCCCTCTAGGATGGCCTGCCTGGCCACTGCCACTCCAATGTTTTTACTCACTTCCTGCAGCTGGGCTATTTCCGGAAGCAGTCGAGCATCATCGGTGGTTGAATTGGCCAGTTCTATGGTGGCGGCATCCATCATCCCTGAGGTAACCCTTTCAGCCTGGCAGCTGATTATGCCCAAGCCTAATCCTGGGAATATCAGGGCGTTGTTGCACTGTGACACTGGGTAAGATTTCCCCTGAAACTCCACATCACTAAAGGGACTCCCAGTTGCCACCAGGGCACGACCTTCTGTCCATTTAATTATATCATCGGGGCTGGCTTCCGCCAGGGTTAAAGGATTGGACAAGGGGAATATTATGGGTTGTTCTACATGGGACGCCATGGTAGTTACAACTTCACGGTTGAAAGCCCCATGCACCGTGCTGGTGCCAATAAGGATGGTGGGCTGCACATTACGCACCACATCCAGAAGGTCCTTAGGATCATCTGCAGGGCCCCATTCATCTGTTTCTGTTGAACTGCAGGCGTAAGGTGCTTTGAAGTAGTCAATGTTATCCCGGTCGCGGGTTACCAGTCCCTGGCGGTCCATGAGATAGAAACAACTGTAGGCTTCCTGGTGGTTGAGACCTTCCTTTACCATCTGCTCCCAAATCTGATCAGCGATACCGCAACCTGCAGTTCCCGCCCCGTAAATTAGCACCCGATGATGAGATAGAGGGGTCCCGGTTAATTTCAAAGCATTGAGGAGAGCGGCCATGGCAACAGCCCCGGTGCCCTGTATATCATCATTGAAGGTGCACATCACATCCTGGTAACGGTCAAGGTGATATCTTGCATTTTTCTTACCGAAATCCTCCCACTGGAGGAAAACCTGGGGGAACTTCTCATTTATGGCATTAATCACAGTCTCCACAAACTGATGGTATTCCTCACTGCTGATGCGTGGATGGCGCCAGCCAAGATAAAATGGATCTTTCAGTAGACGGGGATTATTGGTGCCCACATCAATCATAATGGGGAGCATCCTTCTGGGATTGATACCGGCGCATAGTGTGTAAATCACCAGTTTGGCCACGGAAATACCAATTCCATTAGCTCCCTGGTCACCAATTCCCAGTATCTGCTCAGAATCAGTTAAAACAATCAGGTCAATTTCCCCATCACTCCAGTTATCCAGAATTTCATCAACATGCTCCCGGTCAGGGTAGGAAAGATAAATTCCACGTGGTTTCCGGAATTCATCACTGTAGTGCTGGATTGCCAGGCCTGCAGTGGGTGTGTAAACAATAGGCATCATCTCCTGAATGTGCTCCCGGATAAGGCGGAAAAAAAGAGTTTCATTGGTATGGTAAAGATTGTTTAGAAAAATATTTTTCTGAAGATCATCAGCCTGGAGAGAGTACTGATGATAGGCCCTCTGAAGCTGTTCATCCAGAGTTTCCACAGAATGAGGTAGAAGTCCGATAAGATTGAATAATTCCCGTTCTTTAGTACTAAAAGCAGTGCCCTTATTTAAATGTGAAGATTGAAGAAGTTGACTTCCTCTAAGATCAGTTCTAATGTATTTAGTTCCTTCTTTTTCGACAGTAATCGCTATGGATTTAAACTGTAACCCCCCATATTTTGGGAACTCCCTAATATTTGATTGTCCCCCTGGTATGGAATATAATTATCCTTTTAACCCGTATATATACTTTACGGATGCAAAAGGCTGAATTTTTGTCACATTCCCTATTTTGGACATGAATGATGACATAATTCTGACAATTAAAACTATGGGGAGGATATTATCTGATCTAATCAACGTGCTTAGGTAGGGGGAGGTGGTTTCTTTTAATCTTATCTATTCTTTTCATATATTGGTAAATTCTAGATAACCAT encodes:
- a CDS encoding acetyl-CoA hydrolase/transferase C-terminal domain-containing protein, with protein sequence MYKKEYRLKLTAPEEAVKLIKKGDMLVHGLTMAEPPALLEAVAERLREGDLEKMRMFSVLPLDSVCSTILAPDLMDCVEAYCGFVDSGTRGLVSTGLNYYVPNHLHQIPRLLEEFIGVDVCITTVSPMDDAGYFSFGTANDFTSTAARASRVLIVEVNRNMPRVFGDSLIHISEVDAVVENHQNIPDFPCGDKQPEADIIGKKISELVPDGATIQMGIGVLPNAVAEQLENHNDLGIHTEVFGPGMVHLIKEGVVTGEKKTLHPRKHVFTVAQGDQEMLEFMNQNPAMESYPCSYVNNPGVIAKNDRMISINSLIQVDLLGQCNAEYLAGHQYSGTGGQLDFVRGAFDSKEGKSILAFYSTAKNGTISRVVDHLDPGAMVTTPRMDTHYLVTEYGVANLKGKSTRERAHEIINIAHPKFRDELYRKAEDMYLM
- a CDS encoding GAP family protein — protein: MSDLAGLLAITIPLSWAAAVSPVTLSIFLVIMSMAQKPRLAGFSFYLGAIVVLLLTVLIGIFLGQKLTVSGHADPITMAAIDIFLGAVLFLLGFRNMVSKEHGKSTNILNRLQVDPKTGQLHQFIKYFSIGIIAFLMNFSTAIFVLAAGRAIGVVNAGFTNDATSILLLILITLLIIEIPLLFFIILPDKAHKVMNPVNEWISNHGNLVTGIFCIAIGFFVVYSGLGKLGIA
- a CDS encoding NAD-dependent malic enzyme; translated protein: MREFPKYGGLQFKSIAITVEKEGTKYIRTDLRGSQLLQSSHLNKGTAFSTKERELFNLIGLLPHSVETLDEQLQRAYHQYSLQADDLQKNIFLNNLYHTNETLFFRLIREHIQEMMPIVYTPTAGLAIQHYSDEFRKPRGIYLSYPDREHVDEILDNWSDGEIDLIVLTDSEQILGIGDQGANGIGISVAKLVIYTLCAGINPRRMLPIMIDVGTNNPRLLKDPFYLGWRHPRISSEEYHQFVETVINAINEKFPQVFLQWEDFGKKNARYHLDRYQDVMCTFNDDIQGTGAVAMAALLNALKLTGTPLSHHRVLIYGAGTAGCGIADQIWEQMVKEGLNHQEAYSCFYLMDRQGLVTRDRDNIDYFKAPYACSSTETDEWGPADDPKDLLDVVRNVQPTILIGTSTVHGAFNREVVTTMASHVEQPIIFPLSNPLTLAEASPDDIIKWTEGRALVATGSPFSDVEFQGKSYPVSQCNNALIFPGLGLGIISCQAERVTSGMMDAATIELANSTTDDARLLPEIAQLQEVSKNIGVAVARQAILEGVARTQKDRNIESIVESNIWEPVYVQYKPLTSMENSK